A single Agromyces sp. CF514 DNA region contains:
- a CDS encoding dipeptidase, translating to MTEHQPTDHESSGTVDLVAAIRDAVDVGFPSTVADLANLVRIPSVSWPAFDPAHVAQSAEAVAALLRDTGVFDLVDIRRSTVEDGSELGQPAVVASRPARNGRPTVLLYAHHDVQPPGKEGDWETSPFEPTQRGDRLYGRGAADDKAGVMAHVGAIRAFAEAAGDFDLGIAVFIEGEEEWASRSFANFLRDNRDLLAADAIVVADSGNWDLETPAITVALRGAVAFNVRIRTLAHASHSGMFGGAVPDAMLAAIRLLDTLWTADGSVAVDGLTSADLEPPAYDEAQLRSETGLVDGVTPIGDGPILSRIWAKPAITITGIDAPDVANASNTLVPEVLVRVSARIAPGQDAATAFDAIRSHLEANAPFGVQLGFEGVDLGQAFLVDTSGWAVADTRAAMTDAWGRPPVDIGVGGSIPFIAELVDEFPEAQILVTGVEDPDSRAHSPNESLHLGVFKRALLSEALLLARLDARGSEAS from the coding sequence ATGACCGAGCACCAGCCCACCGATCACGAATCCTCCGGCACCGTCGATCTCGTCGCCGCGATCCGCGACGCCGTCGACGTCGGCTTCCCATCCACCGTCGCCGACCTTGCGAACCTCGTCCGCATCCCGTCCGTCTCCTGGCCGGCGTTCGACCCGGCCCACGTCGCGCAGAGCGCAGAGGCCGTGGCCGCGCTCCTCCGCGACACCGGCGTCTTCGACCTCGTCGACATCCGCCGTTCAACCGTCGAAGACGGCTCGGAGCTCGGCCAGCCCGCGGTCGTCGCGAGTCGACCCGCCAGGAACGGGCGGCCCACCGTCCTGCTGTACGCGCACCACGACGTGCAGCCGCCCGGCAAGGAGGGCGACTGGGAGACCTCGCCGTTCGAGCCCACGCAGCGAGGCGACCGCCTGTACGGGCGCGGCGCCGCCGACGACAAGGCCGGTGTCATGGCCCACGTCGGTGCGATCCGAGCCTTCGCCGAGGCGGCCGGCGACTTCGATCTCGGCATCGCGGTGTTCATCGAGGGCGAGGAGGAGTGGGCGTCGCGTTCGTTCGCGAACTTCCTCCGCGACAACCGCGACCTGCTGGCCGCCGATGCGATCGTCGTGGCCGACTCGGGCAACTGGGATCTCGAGACGCCGGCCATCACGGTCGCCCTTCGCGGCGCGGTCGCGTTCAACGTGCGCATCCGCACGCTGGCGCACGCGTCGCACTCCGGCATGTTCGGCGGTGCGGTTCCCGACGCGATGCTCGCGGCGATCCGCCTGCTCGACACGCTCTGGACCGCCGACGGCTCCGTTGCCGTCGACGGGCTCACGAGCGCCGACCTCGAGCCGCCGGCCTACGACGAGGCGCAGCTCCGGTCCGAGACCGGCCTGGTCGACGGGGTCACGCCGATCGGCGACGGCCCGATCCTCTCGCGCATCTGGGCCAAGCCCGCGATCACGATCACGGGCATCGACGCACCGGATGTCGCGAATGCGTCGAACACGCTCGTCCCCGAGGTGCTCGTGCGCGTGAGCGCCCGAATCGCCCCCGGCCAGGACGCCGCGACGGCGTTCGACGCGATCCGCTCGCACCTCGAGGCCAATGCGCCGTTCGGCGTGCAGCTCGGCTTCGAGGGCGTCGACCTCGGGCAGGCCTTCCTCGTCGACACGAGCGGCTGGGCGGTCGCAGACACGCGTGCCGCGATGACGGATGCCTGGGGCCGGCCGCCGGTGGACATCGGCGTCGGCGGCTCGATCCCGTTCATCGCCGAGCTCGTCGACGAGTTCCCGGAAGCCCAGATCCTCGTCACGGGCGTCGAGGACCCCGACTCGCGCGCGCACAGTCCCAACGAGTCGCTGCACCTCGGCGTCTTCAAGCGCGCACTGCTCAGCGAGGCGCTGCTGCTCGCACGCCTCGACGCGCGGGGGAGTGAGGCATCCTGA
- a CDS encoding DUF3043 domain-containing protein, which yields MANNPTNSEQPSAETLEETQARLKSGKGAPTPSRAQQEAARKRPLVPDDRKEAKKAARTKEAEARERARVGMAAGDERYLPLRDRGPQKKFVRDYVDARFSIGEILIPVMFLVIILTFIPSAQVQAIGIIALWSFFLVAVIDVIILGAVLSRKLRERYGDKVEKVRWYAAMRALQLRVLRLPKPQVKRGQYPS from the coding sequence GTGGCCAACAACCCCACCAACAGCGAACAGCCGAGCGCCGAGACGCTCGAAGAGACGCAGGCGCGACTGAAGTCCGGCAAGGGCGCTCCGACGCCCAGTCGCGCCCAGCAGGAGGCCGCGCGCAAGCGGCCGCTCGTGCCCGACGACCGCAAAGAGGCGAAGAAGGCGGCGCGCACCAAGGAGGCCGAGGCGCGCGAGCGCGCGCGGGTCGGCATGGCCGCCGGCGATGAGCGCTACCTTCCGCTGCGCGACCGCGGCCCGCAGAAGAAGTTCGTGCGCGACTACGTCGACGCGCGCTTCAGCATCGGCGAGATCCTGATCCCGGTGATGTTCCTGGTCATCATCCTCACGTTCATCCCGAGCGCCCAGGTGCAGGCGATCGGCATCATCGCGCTGTGGTCCTTCTTCCTCGTCGCCGTGATCGACGTGATCATCCTCGGCGCGGTGCTCAGCCGCAAGCTCCGGGAACGCTACGGCGACAAGGTCGAGAAGGTGCGGTGGTACGCGGCGATGCGCGCGCTGCAGCTGCGCGTGCTGCGCCTGCCGAAGCCGCAGGTCAAGCGGGGGCAGTACCCGAGCTGA
- a CDS encoding alkaline phosphatase family protein, whose protein sequence is MPAMLPVPTDAVPRPTGVMGSSLASLTGVGNPFGLPAASGVVVVVVDGLGASNLQARAGHARFLSSRMAKRDVIRTVLPSTTAAALASLTTGRLPGEHGLVGYRALDAANDRLVNQLSGWDAAMVPETWQRCPTIFEQASDRGIETFAIGAARYADSGFTRAVLRGAEYRVAASIEDRFAEALDLLNGGPERLVYLYVPELDQASHAHGWESDRWLGLLEQVDAEIAAFEQRMPRTAGLLVTADHGVVDVPAHRHVLIDSRPDLVDGVRHVGGEPRFLSLYLEPDLGAGERAAMLDRWREAEGHRAWVLSRDEAIDAGVYGPVDDDVRPRIGDILVAARAGIAYYDAREPDRRAESMIGQHGSLTDEETRVPLVRGGAFRRA, encoded by the coding sequence ATGCCTGCCATGCTACCGGTGCCCACCGACGCCGTTCCGCGCCCCACCGGGGTGATGGGCAGTTCGCTCGCCAGCCTCACGGGCGTCGGGAACCCGTTCGGGCTGCCCGCGGCATCCGGCGTCGTGGTCGTGGTGGTCGACGGGCTCGGCGCCTCGAACCTGCAGGCGCGGGCCGGGCACGCCCGGTTCCTGTCGTCGCGCATGGCCAAGCGCGACGTGATCCGCACGGTGCTCCCGTCGACCACCGCCGCGGCGCTCGCGAGCCTGACGACCGGTCGGCTGCCCGGGGAGCACGGACTCGTCGGCTACCGGGCGCTCGACGCCGCCAACGATCGACTCGTCAACCAGTTGAGCGGGTGGGATGCCGCGATGGTGCCCGAGACGTGGCAGCGCTGCCCGACGATCTTCGAGCAGGCCTCCGACCGCGGCATCGAGACCTTCGCGATCGGTGCCGCGCGGTACGCCGACTCGGGGTTCACCCGTGCCGTGCTGCGGGGCGCCGAGTACCGGGTCGCGGCGTCGATCGAGGACCGCTTCGCCGAGGCGCTCGACCTGCTGAACGGCGGCCCCGAGCGACTCGTCTACCTCTACGTGCCCGAACTCGATCAGGCGTCGCACGCGCACGGCTGGGAGTCCGACCGCTGGTTGGGGCTGCTCGAACAGGTCGACGCCGAGATCGCCGCCTTCGAGCAGCGGATGCCGCGGACGGCCGGACTCCTCGTCACGGCCGACCACGGCGTGGTCGACGTGCCGGCCCACCGCCACGTGCTGATCGACTCGCGACCGGACCTCGTCGACGGCGTCCGGCACGTCGGAGGCGAGCCCCGGTTCCTCTCCCTGTACCTGGAGCCCGACCTCGGCGCGGGGGAGCGGGCGGCCATGCTCGACCGATGGCGCGAGGCCGAGGGGCACCGTGCGTGGGTGCTCTCCCGCGACGAGGCGATCGACGCGGGCGTGTACGGACCCGTCGACGACGACGTGCGGCCCCGCATCGGGGACATCCTCGTCGCCGCCCGAGCCGGCATCGCCTATTACGACGCCCGCGAGCCCGATCGCAGGGCCGAGTCGATGATCGGGCAGCACGGCTCGCTCACCGATGAGGAGACGCGGGTGCCGCTCGTCAGGGGCGGCGCGTTCCGACGGGCATGA
- a CDS encoding DNA topoisomerase (ATP-hydrolyzing) subunit A, protein MTRAKNPPAEEPIVERIEDVDVATEMQGSFLEYAYSVIYSRALPDARDGLKPVQRRILFGMNEMGLRPDRGHVKSSRVVGEVMGKYHPHGDTAIYDTLVRMAQAFTLRVPLVDGHGNFGSLDDGPAASRYTEARLTAAAIAMNDGLDEDVVDFVPNYDNQFMQPAVLPAAYPNLLVNGASGIAVGMATNMAPHNLIEVVAAARHLIANPDATLDELMEFVPAPDLPSGGTIVGLAGIRDAYATGRGSFKTRAKVSIESITARKTGLVVTELPYLVGPEKVIEKIKDGVNAKKISGISDVTDLTDRTNGLRLVIGIKTGFSPDAVLEQLYRLTPLEDSFNINNVALVNGGPQTLGLRELLQVYVDHRISVVTRRSQYRLARRQERLHLVDGLLIAILDIDEVIQVIRSSDDTAAARTRLMEVFDLSLVQTDYILELQLRRLTKFSRIELEAERDKLRAEIAELEMLLASRHRIELLVSDELGEIAEKYGTPRRTLLTDARPIATTAAAKRAAAVLELADVPCKLFLSATGRIARVDLSPTENGVPAITVPARRSKHDAIRSTLETTSRSEIGAVTNLGRLIRFTPMELPMLPPSSVQLGAGVKIGEYLALPNRDEKVLALVSLTSDRSIVLGTKQGIVKRVSTGAYPNKPEFEVIGLKAGDEVIGAVQGGETDELVFVASDAQLLHFAAASVRPQGCPAGGMAGVKLSAGAHAIHFTSLPAERLDTSVVVTIAASNDTLLGVDSGSAKVSEFAEFPGKGRATGGVRAQRFLKGEDALHLAWVGPAPALAVAADGSARQLPDSGAKRDASGQPLEAHVAAIGTRIE, encoded by the coding sequence ATGACCCGAGCCAAGAACCCGCCCGCTGAAGAACCGATCGTCGAACGCATCGAAGACGTCGACGTCGCCACCGAGATGCAGGGCTCGTTCCTCGAGTACGCGTACTCCGTGATCTACTCGCGCGCGCTGCCCGACGCGCGCGACGGACTCAAGCCCGTGCAACGACGCATCCTCTTCGGCATGAACGAGATGGGCCTGCGCCCCGACCGCGGGCACGTCAAGTCCTCGCGCGTCGTCGGCGAGGTCATGGGCAAGTACCACCCCCACGGCGACACCGCGATCTACGACACGCTCGTGCGCATGGCGCAGGCCTTCACCCTTCGCGTCCCGCTCGTCGACGGGCACGGCAACTTCGGTTCGCTCGACGACGGCCCGGCTGCATCCCGCTACACCGAGGCGCGGCTCACCGCGGCCGCGATCGCGATGAACGACGGCCTCGACGAGGACGTCGTCGACTTCGTGCCGAACTACGACAACCAGTTCATGCAGCCGGCCGTGCTGCCCGCCGCCTACCCGAACCTGCTCGTGAACGGCGCGAGCGGCATCGCCGTCGGCATGGCGACCAACATGGCGCCGCACAACCTCATCGAGGTCGTCGCGGCCGCTCGCCACCTGATCGCGAACCCCGACGCGACGCTCGACGAGCTCATGGAGTTCGTGCCCGCGCCCGACCTTCCATCGGGCGGCACGATCGTCGGCCTCGCTGGCATCCGCGACGCCTACGCCACGGGCCGCGGCAGCTTCAAGACGCGCGCGAAGGTCAGCATCGAGTCGATCACCGCCCGCAAGACCGGGCTCGTCGTCACCGAGCTGCCCTACCTCGTCGGCCCCGAGAAGGTCATCGAGAAGATCAAGGACGGCGTCAACGCCAAGAAGATCAGCGGCATCTCCGACGTCACCGACCTCACCGACCGCACCAACGGCCTGCGGCTGGTCATCGGCATCAAGACGGGCTTCAGTCCCGACGCGGTGCTCGAACAGCTCTACCGCCTCACGCCGCTCGAGGACTCCTTCAACATCAACAACGTCGCACTCGTGAACGGCGGGCCGCAGACCCTCGGTCTGCGCGAGCTCCTGCAGGTCTACGTCGACCACCGCATCTCGGTCGTCACGCGTCGCTCGCAGTACCGCCTCGCACGGCGGCAGGAGCGCCTCCACCTCGTCGACGGCCTGCTGATCGCGATCCTCGACATCGACGAGGTCATCCAGGTCATCCGCTCGAGCGACGACACGGCGGCCGCACGCACGCGCCTCATGGAGGTCTTCGACCTCAGCCTCGTGCAGACCGACTACATCCTCGAGCTGCAGCTGCGTCGCCTGACGAAGTTCTCGCGCATCGAACTCGAGGCCGAGCGCGACAAGCTGCGGGCCGAGATCGCGGAGCTCGAGATGCTGCTCGCGAGCCGCCATCGCATCGAGCTCCTCGTCTCCGACGAGCTCGGCGAGATCGCCGAGAAGTACGGAACCCCGCGTCGCACGCTCCTGACCGATGCCCGACCCATCGCGACGACCGCGGCGGCGAAGCGGGCCGCAGCGGTGCTCGAACTCGCCGACGTACCGTGCAAGCTGTTCCTCTCGGCGACCGGGCGAATCGCCCGCGTCGACCTCTCCCCCACAGAGAACGGCGTTCCCGCGATCACGGTGCCGGCGCGACGCAGCAAGCACGACGCGATCCGCTCGACGCTCGAGACGACGAGCCGCTCCGAGATCGGCGCGGTCACGAACCTGGGCCGGCTCATCCGGTTCACGCCGATGGAACTCCCCATGCTGCCGCCGAGTTCGGTCCAGCTCGGTGCCGGCGTCAAGATCGGCGAATACCTCGCGCTGCCGAACCGCGACGAGAAGGTGCTCGCCCTCGTGTCGCTCACCTCTGATCGCTCGATCGTGCTCGGCACCAAGCAGGGCATCGTCAAGCGAGTCTCCACCGGCGCGTATCCCAACAAGCCCGAGTTCGAGGTCATCGGCCTGAAGGCCGGCGACGAGGTCATCGGCGCGGTGCAGGGCGGCGAGACCGACGAACTCGTCTTCGTCGCCTCCGATGCGCAGCTGCTGCACTTCGCGGCCGCGTCCGTTCGCCCCCAGGGGTGCCCAGCCGGCGGCATGGCAGGTGTCAAGCTCAGCGCAGGCGCGCACGCGATCCACTTCACGAGCCTGCCCGCCGAGCGCCTCGACACGTCCGTCGTGGTCACGATCGCCGCGAGCAACGACACCCTCCTCGGCGTCGATTCCGGCAGCGCGAAGGTCAGCGAGTTCGCGGAGTTCCCCGGCAAGGGCCGCGCGACCGGCGGCGTGCGGGCGCAACGGTTCCTCAAGGGCGAGGACGCCCTGCACCTCGCCTGGGTCGGCCCGGCGCCGGCGCTCGCGGTCGCCGCAGACGGTTCGGCCCGTCAGCTGCCGGATTCGGGCGCCAAGCGCGATGCGTCGGGCCAGCCGCTCGAAGCGCACGTCGCCGCGATCGGCACGCGCATCGAGTAG
- a CDS encoding type IIA DNA topoisomerase subunit B produces MSSDYSARHLSVLEGLEAVRKRPGMYIGSTDSRGLMHCLWEIIDNSVDEALAGHGSEIGVRLHPDGSVEVRDRARGIPVDIEPKTGLSGVEVVFTKLHAGGKFGSGSYAASGGLHGVGASVVNALSERLDVEVDRDGKTWAMSFHRGEPGIFADSGSPSPDAPFTPFEDRSELRVVGKVAKGVTGTRIRYWADRQIFTKGAEFQSDDLTARARQTAFLVPGLAIDVTDERGEVPHTTSFQFEGGISEFVDHLAADSALTDVWRLTGVGSFTETVPVLTEGGAMVPTELKRECAVDIALRWGTGYDTVVKSFVNIIATPKGGTHQTGFDQGLLKFLRQQVEQNARRLKAGSDKLEKDDVLAGLTAVITVRLPEPQFEGQTKEVLGTPAVRAIVSNVLSKELGLRFTSTKRDDKAQSALLLDKVVAEMKSRISARAHKETQRRKNALESSSLPAKLVDCRSTDVAHSELFIVEGDSALGTAKLARDSEHQALLPIRGKILNVQKASVSDMLGNAECASIIQVIGAGSGRSFDIATARYGKVILMADADVDGAHIRTLLLTLFFRYMRPMIEEGRVFAAVPPLHRVIVMNPGSKPNETIYTYSEAELNGVLTGLDRQKKRYQDPIQRYKGLGEMDADQLATTTMDRRQRTLRRVGLGDAEAAGRVFELLMGNEVAPRKEFIVSSADALERDRIDA; encoded by the coding sequence GTGAGCTCCGACTATTCCGCCCGCCATCTCTCCGTGCTCGAGGGCCTCGAGGCCGTGCGCAAGCGACCAGGCATGTACATCGGCTCGACCGACTCCCGCGGTCTCATGCACTGCCTCTGGGAGATCATCGACAACTCGGTCGACGAGGCGCTCGCCGGGCACGGCAGCGAGATCGGCGTGCGCCTGCACCCCGACGGCAGCGTCGAGGTGCGCGACCGCGCCCGCGGCATCCCCGTCGACATCGAGCCGAAGACCGGGCTGTCGGGCGTCGAGGTCGTCTTCACCAAGCTCCACGCGGGCGGCAAGTTCGGGTCCGGCTCCTACGCGGCATCCGGCGGCCTGCACGGCGTCGGCGCCTCGGTCGTGAACGCCCTGTCGGAGCGCCTCGACGTCGAGGTCGATCGCGACGGCAAGACCTGGGCCATGTCGTTCCACCGCGGTGAGCCCGGCATCTTCGCCGATTCGGGGTCGCCGTCGCCCGACGCGCCGTTCACGCCCTTCGAAGACCGCAGCGAGCTCCGCGTCGTCGGCAAGGTCGCCAAGGGCGTCACGGGCACGCGCATCCGCTACTGGGCCGACCGGCAGATCTTCACCAAGGGCGCCGAGTTCCAGTCCGACGACCTCACCGCGCGGGCACGTCAGACCGCGTTCCTCGTACCGGGGCTCGCGATCGACGTGACCGATGAGCGCGGCGAGGTGCCCCACACCACGTCCTTCCAGTTCGAGGGCGGCATCTCGGAGTTCGTCGATCACCTCGCGGCCGACTCGGCGCTCACCGACGTGTGGCGACTCACGGGCGTCGGCTCGTTCACCGAGACCGTGCCGGTGCTGACCGAGGGCGGCGCGATGGTGCCGACCGAGCTCAAGCGCGAGTGCGCCGTCGACATCGCGTTGCGCTGGGGCACGGGCTACGACACCGTCGTCAAGTCCTTCGTGAACATCATCGCCACGCCCAAGGGCGGCACCCACCAGACCGGGTTCGACCAAGGGCTGCTCAAGTTCCTGCGTCAGCAGGTCGAGCAGAACGCGCGCCGCCTGAAGGCCGGCAGCGACAAGCTCGAGAAGGACGACGTGCTCGCAGGGCTCACCGCGGTCATCACCGTGCGCTTGCCCGAGCCGCAGTTCGAGGGCCAGACCAAAGAGGTCCTCGGCACGCCCGCAGTCCGAGCGATCGTCTCGAACGTGCTCTCGAAAGAACTCGGCCTCCGCTTCACGTCGACCAAGCGCGACGACAAGGCGCAGTCCGCGCTGCTGCTCGACAAGGTCGTCGCCGAGATGAAGTCGCGCATCTCCGCCCGCGCCCACAAAGAGACCCAGCGTCGAAAGAACGCGCTCGAGAGCTCGTCGCTCCCGGCGAAGCTCGTCGACTGCCGGTCGACGGATGTCGCGCACAGCGAGCTGTTCATCGTCGAGGGCGACTCGGCGCTCGGCACCGCCAAGCTCGCGCGCGACAGCGAGCACCAGGCGCTGCTGCCGATCCGCGGCAAGATCCTCAACGTGCAGAAGGCGAGCGTCTCCGACATGCTCGGCAATGCCGAGTGCGCGTCGATCATCCAGGTGATCGGAGCCGGTTCGGGTCGGAGCTTCGACATCGCGACCGCGCGATACGGCAAGGTCATCCTGATGGCCGACGCCGACGTCGACGGCGCGCACATCCGCACCCTGCTGTTGACGTTGTTCTTCCGGTACATGCGCCCGATGATCGAAGAGGGACGCGTGTTCGCCGCGGTCCCGCCGCTGCATCGCGTGATCGTGATGAATCCTGGCTCGAAGCCCAACGAGACGATCTACACCTACTCCGAGGCCGAGCTGAACGGCGTGCTGACCGGACTCGATCGGCAGAAGAAGCGGTACCAGGACCCGATCCAGCGTTACAAGGGACTCGGTGAGATGGACGCCGACCAGTTGGCGACCACGACCATGGATCGGCGTCAGCGCACGCTCCGTCGCGTCGGACTCGGCGATGCCGAGGCGGCCGGACGCGTCTTCGAGCTTCTCATGGGCAACGAGGTCGCGCCGCGCAAGGAGTTCATCGTGTCGAGCGCGGACGCGCTCGAACGCGATCGCATCGACGCCTGA
- a CDS encoding type 1 glutamine amidotransferase — MTLTIATLLPSLQNTNGDAENAAVLAQRATWAGLDARVVAVESRDDLPDHVDAVVIGSGTDAALEAARTRLLELHDELRRWGTEGVPILAVGTGWELLSWGIELPDGTNIEGLGILPGRAVPHREGRITGDLVVAERGSRELLVGFENHARAYVGAEGSPLGRVRSGQGNAQGSGQEGVVMGEVIGTHLHGPVLAKNPVLADRMLRAMAERAGLDYSPGEQTLVVDGYADDARRAHLAAAGVDTESVVASSVVAPSSANEA, encoded by the coding sequence ATGACCCTCACGATCGCGACGCTGCTGCCGTCGCTGCAGAACACCAACGGCGACGCCGAGAACGCAGCGGTGCTCGCGCAGCGCGCGACCTGGGCGGGCCTCGACGCGCGCGTGGTCGCGGTCGAGTCCCGCGACGACCTGCCCGACCACGTCGACGCGGTCGTCATCGGCTCGGGCACGGATGCCGCGCTCGAAGCCGCGCGAACCCGACTGCTCGAACTGCACGACGAGCTGCGCCGATGGGGCACCGAGGGTGTGCCGATCCTCGCCGTCGGAACCGGGTGGGAACTGCTCTCGTGGGGCATCGAACTGCCCGACGGCACGAACATCGAGGGGCTCGGCATCCTGCCGGGCCGCGCCGTGCCGCATCGCGAAGGGCGCATTACCGGCGATCTCGTCGTGGCCGAGCGCGGATCCCGTGAGCTGCTGGTCGGCTTCGAGAACCACGCGCGCGCCTACGTCGGCGCCGAGGGGTCGCCCCTCGGGAGGGTTCGTTCGGGTCAGGGCAACGCGCAGGGTTCCGGGCAGGAGGGCGTCGTCATGGGCGAGGTCATCGGCACGCACCTGCACGGACCCGTGCTCGCGAAGAACCCGGTGCTCGCCGACCGCATGCTGCGGGCCATGGCCGAACGCGCCGGGCTCGACTACTCGCCCGGAGAGCAGACGCTCGTCGTCGACGGCTACGCAGACGACGCGCGGCGTGCGCATCTGGCGGCAGCGGGCGTCGACACCGAATCCGTCGTGGCGTCATCCGTCGTTGCGCCCTCGTCGGCGAACGAAGCCTGA
- a CDS encoding Mur ligase family protein: protein MSAGSLRYGPAILAGRLTRFAARLRKPGGGSAVPGLVVNRLAPGYLKRTLSGFPQGLVVVSGSSGKSTTTKMLVAILRAHGVDVFTNPSTANISQGLTSALLERADWLGRVPGEMAVLEMDEGHGALVMQGVDARTVTLMNVMVDQVDRFHDSEMVAGMLARIAARAQGSVIVNADDAYLQQLAARVGADVAVERFGASEAVVAAAPRGLGYAKTAEARLAEGEGVRLESVDGRSAVIDDHGTAVAITLPARGTHYGVDATAAYTTAKSVLGAGFDRDVAAAALSAIPAVFGRGERVQVRGQEVDFVLVQNTASYQLNVDSIEPGTSDILFAIGSDVRDPSYFWPADASSLGRVSIVSGSKAAEAALMLAYDGVGIDRVEPDLARAVDEFLAAPAPASGTKTIVFSADSMRRTRAHLGLTGAE from the coding sequence GTGTCCGCTGGTTCTCTTCGTTACGGGCCGGCGATCCTCGCCGGCAGACTCACCCGATTCGCCGCACGGCTGCGCAAGCCGGGCGGCGGATCGGCCGTTCCGGGGCTGGTCGTCAACCGCCTCGCGCCGGGCTACCTGAAGCGCACCCTGTCGGGCTTCCCGCAGGGGCTCGTGGTGGTGTCCGGATCGAGCGGCAAGTCGACGACCACGAAGATGCTGGTCGCGATCCTCCGCGCCCATGGCGTCGACGTGTTCACCAACCCCTCGACCGCCAACATCAGCCAGGGCCTCACCTCGGCCTTGCTCGAGCGCGCCGACTGGCTGGGCCGCGTACCCGGCGAGATGGCCGTGCTCGAGATGGACGAGGGCCACGGCGCGCTCGTCATGCAGGGGGTCGACGCCCGCACCGTGACGCTCATGAACGTCATGGTCGACCAGGTCGACCGCTTCCACGACTCCGAGATGGTCGCCGGCATGCTCGCGCGGATCGCGGCACGCGCGCAAGGGTCGGTCATCGTGAACGCCGACGACGCCTACCTCCAGCAGCTCGCGGCACGAGTCGGGGCGGATGTCGCGGTCGAGCGGTTCGGCGCCTCCGAGGCGGTCGTCGCCGCTGCACCCCGCGGCCTCGGCTACGCGAAGACGGCCGAGGCGCGGCTCGCCGAGGGCGAAGGCGTCCGGCTCGAGTCCGTCGACGGCCGGTCCGCGGTGATCGACGATCACGGCACTGCCGTGGCGATCACGCTTCCGGCTCGCGGCACCCACTACGGGGTCGATGCGACCGCGGCCTACACGACGGCGAAGTCGGTGCTCGGCGCCGGGTTCGACCGCGACGTCGCGGCGGCGGCGCTCAGCGCGATCCCCGCGGTCTTCGGGCGCGGCGAGCGCGTGCAGGTGCGCGGTCAGGAGGTCGATTTCGTGCTCGTGCAGAACACGGCGAGCTACCAGCTCAACGTCGACAGCATCGAGCCCGGCACCTCCGACATCCTCTTCGCGATCGGCTCCGACGTGCGCGACCCCTCGTACTTCTGGCCCGCCGACGCCTCGTCGCTCGGCCGGGTCTCGATCGTCAGCGGGTCCAAGGCCGCCGAGGCGGCGCTCATGCTCGCCTACGACGGCGTCGGGATCGACCGGGTCGAACCCGACCTCGCCCGGGCGGTCGACGAGTTCCTCGCGGCTCCCGCCCCGGCATCCGGAACGAAGACGATCGTCTTCTCGGCCGACTCGATGCGGCGCACGCGTGCGCACCTCGGACTCACTGGAGCGGAATGA